The genomic stretch AGCCGTGATTCTGGCGAAAGGAGGCCACACTAAATATTAAGCGTGTAAGTTCCCAGggtgtgtttaattttttgacatgaattttatgccttttttcacttaaataactatgttaaaaaaaatgttaactatgaaatgttgtttttgttattaaatGAAAGATTAACTCTAAATGAATAACTCCATTGAGAAAAGAAAGCCATTTGCATGCCCATTTGCAAGTTTTCAATTGGGTAAGCAACAGTACAGGGGGGGTGTctaaaatttttttacatactgtatataaaaaacatgaaaattcccctggcgtcaaaaaaacgcattttcatgcaaaaataatatcaaattcggactcagcgtcccaaaattatataaaaaccatgtattttccatgatttgaagatattttttcacttggccagcatttgtatgaggccgccccactgtgcactgatcaatttcaccccattccacggtacttctggatttttttttttttcaatttttaggttattgtttgtttgttttattcaagtctcaatattttgaaattcttcGGCATTTGGATTTCTAAATATAGGCTCCAAATTCACTGAATTTCAATGTTTCTATTATAACTGTGGAGTTCTGGTTTGTGAATATCTAGATTTCTATGTTTTGGCGTTACTGATTTCCCATTTTCAGataagaaaaaacaacaaaagcatAACGTTGGGTAATATACGGCTCCGTTCGTTGCTGGTAACTAAATGGCCCTTGTTTTTGTTTAAAGCCGTATATGCAAGAGAAGATTGGAATGCGTATTTCCGATGTTTTCGTACCAATTTGATTCGTACGAAAACTAGAAAAAGGGCCAATACTATCatgaatttatgtttgctttattGCGATAACGGTTACAAGTTACGATTAGAGATATTTATTTTGTCTCTGGTCCTTCCTACCTGTGTCCTTGGGTTTCATTGTATTTTTCATGGCATAAACCAACTCCTTCACGCCAATAAAGGATTCTTTCACGATCTGGTCAATCGCTGCCGTTGGAGGATGGAAGTCACTGTAATTGTGTTCGACGATTTCCATAACGAACGGTAACTCTATTCCAATAGAGTAGGCATAATCGATACTCGTTCCGGTCGCTTGATAGCGCAGTACCTCCGCACTCGATCCCACCTTGTATTCATGCCGACTGTAATGCCATACCGCACGAGCCGCCCCAACGCCAACCTGCCGCAAACGGGCGGCATTCTGAACAGCAGCAGTGTTATGACTCCAGGGGAAAATAAAGTAACCTCCGAAACTGTGCAGACTTATATACAGCTTCGCTTCATCATTGCTATCCAAAACACTACGCAGAGCTCTAGTTTCCGGCTCGGAAAACGGTGCCGCCCCTCGGAAGGCCGGACTGCATTCTTTCGAAAACAGTTCCGCGCCCGCTTCCCATGCATAACCGAAATTTCGATTCAGATCCACTCCGTGGCATTTGTCATTTAAGCGTCTGCGGTTCTTCCTCCAATATCGATCGGTATTCATTGAGTATATGTACCCATCGGGATTCACCAATGGAACAATAACCCATTTGTATTCATGCAAGAACCGATATTGATCGCCATCCTCAACTAGCTTTTTGATTAAAAACAGCGCAGTCGAAACCGTGATCCATTCCCTGGCGTGCATACCGGCATCCACCACTATCGTATCCTTCTTCTTCGGATTGATCGTTATCGCCCGGATTGGGCGGCCTTCAACGGACCAACCAATTATGCGAATCCGAATCCattcgaaattttccgttgCAACCTGCATCAGATAGTCGTTGATCTCCTCGTACGTGTAGTAACTATTCAGAAACGATTGATCCTCCAGGTGGGAGTCAAAATCCTGGCGTGCGTCATAAGTCCTGTGGATTGCAATAGGTACGATTATTTCTCCAAATCGAGCAATACGAAGCCACGAGGCCATACTTTCCGAAATCCGCCGAACGGACGGTGTAATTCAGCCGATAGTGGCTGAAATAGGTTTGCGTTAAATTTTGAACATTCGGCGGCACCAGCAACCGTTTCGGCCCCAAACGGTCCAGTCCCCAGAAGTCCACGCCCGGCTGATGGCGCTGCAGTTGGATCAGAAGTTGGACTTCGTGGCCGCTCTTGATTTTTACCTCGTACAGTTTATAACTGCAAGTGAGATGGAAGTTGATGGTAGGGAATCATCGATCAGAACAAAACTTACCCTTTGTATGGGTTGGAGGAAACACTTGCGATTGCACAAAGTGCAAGCAGGAGGgcaaaattcattgtttcgtACTAGTTCGGATTCTAAGTTAGTGCAAGCGTTGCTTGCCAATGCAGCTAGAGTTTATATAGTgagaatattttgttttgaatttacaCCCTTGATTAAACAGCTGTTGTTTGGAACATAAAATCTATACTGCCTTCTAACAATGTGAAatggttttattttttcgttACAGAGATGAAAAGCAGATCGATTTTGCCGAGCAGCTGGAATCTGTAGCATATGTGCTTTGTGGTGAAGGAACTGTGAGCTACGATAAGTTTTGCCAAATATGGCACGCTAAAGGAGTGAGTAATTATCTATGAACTAGTGGCTATTCTGAACTTACGCACTTTTACTTTCCAATTCTTGCAGATCCTTGACAAACTATATCGGTTAATCGACGTCGATTCGACCaattcaatttcaaccaatcaaatCATGGAGTTCATCTCGAATCTCACTAATTCACGGTAAGTAGGTAAAGATATCTGCCAAGATCCCCGTGATAATTAAACCCATTACACAATCGACACCTGGCAGTCGTGACTAGGCCAGCACAGCAAACTACCCATATAATCCAGCCTCTTGATTGGATAGTCCAAGCTCGATTAGCCCGACAGATGAAGAAGTCGGCTTTGAAAATTACCTTTTGCCTAATACGGTTATCAACTGACCGTGGTacataagcaaaaaaaaagccgaagcaaaaacgaaaacccgatagatgaacaaaaaaaaaacgaaaacccCTCATATGTGTGCGCCAAAGATATCTCCATCCCCCCATATTTGGACACGTGCGTCATCCAATTTATCCTTGGCGTGAATTGACGCACGTCTTTGGAGATCATTATCTATCTGGAGCTGCTCGAGATGTTCAATCAGTACCGAGGTAAAAGAGTCCGCGCTGTTGCTCGCAGTCTGGTGGTCAATTAACAACCCCTGGAGGATAGCGATgagcgagagaaaaaaaaacagaaaagaaacaTTTTCTACCGGGCAGTTAAATCGAACGTTTACGATTGGCAAATAGGAGCAAACAGCTTTTTAAAGCTGGGACGTCTTTGATAACTTTGTGGGAATGACAGTTGGGGTATTAATTATTTCTGTCATATTATGCGTGTCTTGAGGCGTTTTTAACTTCAATAAAATGtatatttagtttcagctcaatATTTCGTGAAAAGGAATTTTATAGAATAAAGACACAGTTTGAGCCTCAGTGATCAgtataaaattttattatctGCGTTATATCGTGACCAATTCAAACAACATTAAGGTGAAATGGTATAAGAGCTTTCGGAATTTTGTTGCTtcgataaaattttaattttccacACTCTAATAATTACCTCAAAACCGCTATGACAGACGGAAAGCTAAACCCTCCCGATATAATTGTCCTAATCGGTCCATTTTCCGCCAGCTGCCACAAGTCTCGATTGATTCCGATTCCCGGTCACGTCCTCTCGTTAGACAAAATTCCTGTCCATAACGATCTGTCATTTCTAGGCTGTGTTTTTTAGCACCGAAGAGCCCGAACGCGTGGTATTTACACACCAGCTCGGCTCATTTTGCATTCATCGGCCCGTATGGCTATCAATCTCTCTATCAGCTCACGGCCTACACACCTCCTTCGGAGTGCTGGTTGCAATTTTTCCTGCCACCTTACAAAACGGATCCGGATAGTTGATTTGCGAATAAGCTATGTGTACACAGTATGCCAGTACCATCTCCGTCCGGGGCGACTTGAGTCTCGCCAAAGTTGCGCATGGTCATGATCTTCGTGGAACGCTGCTGCCGTTGTAGTGCGGCGCTGAAGAAGACGACTACGacgatggtgatgatgatgttgatgtTGATGTTGATCAGAAGGAGTTTTGCCCATATCGGCTCAAGCATCCATTCAAAGAAGTAATCCATCTCGATCACGATCTTGTTGACTTTGTCTGCTGGTATGCTAGCGAACGTATCTCGGACCGGCTTGCTGCTTCTTTTGCCTGCGCTGTGCGCCACACCATCGATCGCGAGCAGGTCTCCGGACCGCCGTAACCGGGAAgggtttttttctttctttctgtcTATAATTTATGCAACGTAATACCTCCGGCACAAGTGCTACCGTTTTAGATCGAACGCTACCGGTAATTTCCAAGCCGCTGGGGCCGATCGAGACGTCCGGAAAAGGCTACGCTCCTAGTGATCAATAATCGCCCCAGAGCGGAACTACAACAACTATTGGTGTGTACATTTATGCTTATCTTGACTTGTCGATCGGCGATGAATTTGTGCCCCACTAGTCGGGAATATTTAGCTTTGATTGATTCACTACTGTGGCTGGCTTAGATATTCTGTAGAAAGTAGAATAGAACGGTAAAATCAGTAACACTCGGTAGCCCAGCGGGAATAACGCAAAGCCGACAGCAACGCTTCTGACGGTCAATGTTCGAGGATTGAACTCTTGATCAATTCGAAAAAGGTATCCGACACGGTCGGCGTTTACAATAACCGAAAGATATCAAAAGAACTCTTTCATCTGGCGGTCGGTGGTCAAAATCGAGAGGCACACTGTTGCGACAAAGTGGATGAAAATCAAAGCAAACGACACGGTcattaaatgaataaaatgtcTCTCTTAGAGCGGGCCGTTCAAAAGCACCTCAGCCCCGTTATGAAGCTGTCAGCACCGCCGGAATATGGAGTATTTGCTTTGGACTTGAACACAATCTACTTCAGTGAGTGTGAACTGAGACTTTAAAACGGCCACCACTTTGCTTTGAAATTGGGCCGCGCTGTGCAGTACAAATTCCCAATTTAATAATTTGTTGgcattatttgaaaaagaagaaGGCAATGTTACTGAAAGCGAAGAGTCAAATTGTCGCAGACCCTCTTAATCCTAGCACTCCTAGCTGAACGTGATCTACCAGATTGCTTCCAGTTATCCAATGAGCAAGTGTCACTCCCAGGTTTTTTCAAGCTCTTGAAAAAGTTGCTTCGGCGCTCACCTTCCAAAAACTTTGAGGCCATCAACATTCCACGAGGACAACTTAGGGGGGGGGTATAAAGGGATAAAGGATACGCAAATGACCACGCTTGCCCACTGGAGGGGGAAAGGGGTAATGATAATGTCAACGTGGACACGACATTTTTTCACAAGAAAATGGAAATCTACCAAAAAACACATCGACCTATTATAAAAATTCtacaaatattttgttttccatagtcgttgtcgttgtcgtaTATAAGATAAGTTTGGAATCTGTTTTTAGGCATTATAggatatatatttttgttttctcttgttAGCAGAAgtgctttcaattttttttaggtttatttaaaatcattttttgcaaAGCGTTTGAaacgtttttttcttctttttttggtTTCTGCTATTTGCCAGAAACGTTTTGCAACCATTTTGAGCTGAATTCGGAATTCATTCTTTTTTATTCTTTCAAGCCTTTCGAAGCCTTTTCAGATGTTTCAAGCTACATTTACGAGAGTATTCATGCATTCTAAATTGCCTAAATCGGTTTTTGGCTCTTATAGAAATCaaattttcgttttggtaaTTTCATGCTTTTTGTTTGACTTCAACTTAGTCGGAACCATTCACACCAAAATTTAGAATCGATTTCTGCTTTTCCTTTTTTTGATCATCTTTTGGTGCGTTCCTCATCCCAGGGTGGTATTTATTTattactgttgtttttttttgctgtcattttttaatgtttaatCTATAGTTAAAccacaaaaacaatttttttccaacttttcgttgtaaaaatgtccacgtggacaaagAGGGGGGAGGAGGTTTTGTCAATATCCACCTTGTAAGCTGTACTGAAAATAGAGTGAAGATAAGGCCACGGAATATTCGAATCATCAAAATATCCAAAAATCCTGAATATAACTTCAAGTGATTAGAAACACATTAAAACACAAACGTGTCAAGTGACTAAAACACGTTAGACAAAACAATAATTTTGGAAACGTATGTGAAGgttagaaaaaattgaaaattaaatcaattataattttttaaccCTTAGACCTAAATGTAACTTGAAACATCTGAAAACACTCCTTTTAAATAGAAAGATGATTACTGAATCCAgctcaaaatgattaaaaacgtAACTGATGTCTAGAAAAAGCCAACATTGAAAATAATGGTTTATGACGCTTTATTTAGACAGAAAAGATTAAAATGATATATGATTATGAATTATCCGAACAGGGCTTAAAATGTTTCGCAGGtaaaaaagtaaatgaaaaaaaaatcgtctaaaattatgttaaaaaagCCTTTCGAAAACGGGTAAAGCAAATTAGGTATTCTGAACTAAATTTTAATGCTTAGGAACGCTACtgaaatgcaaaaataaaaaaaaaataaaaattgatctTGAATGTGGtgcaaattattaaattaattcTATGGAGAGGAAAAGgtcgaaaagaaaatgattgaaATTCAGCCAAATTGTTGCCAAAGAATAGGAGCGTTCTGAAAGAAAAGGGCAAAtcagaaaatgttttcaaatttagcAAAACGTGGATTGATAGATGAATCAGACTAAAGGAAAAACTTATTTCCAATTGAGCTTAGTCAAAAGTGCCCCAAAGACCTCTGCAAACAGaagaaaatgattaaaaaagaaatatatctTAGGAGCCAAATTAATCACAAATACGAACGAAAACGACTCTAAAATTAGAACAGCTGTAGATATTTTATTGCAAGCCAAGTTTTTTGGCCagatttccaatatttttggaaaaatatcgTGTCCACGTGGATATTTTCATTACCCTTCCCCCCTACAAGCGTGGAAATTTGCGAACCCACAACCCCCTCCTgagtttgtctgtctgtctgtctgtctgtctgtctgtctgtctgtctgtctgtctgtctgtctgtctgtctgtctgtctgtctgtctgtctgtctgtctgtctgtctgtctgtctgtctgtctgtctgtctgtctgtctgtctgtctgtctgtctgtctgtctgtctgtctgtctgtctgtctgtctgtctgtctgtctgtctgtctgtctgtctgtctgtctgtctgtctgtctgtctgtctgtctgtctgtctgtctgtctgtctgtctgtctgtctgtctgtctgtctgtctgtctgtctgtctgtctgtctgtctgtctgtctgtctgtctgtctgtctgtctgtctgtctgtctgtctgtctgtctgtctgtctgtctgtctgtctgtctgtctgtctgtctgtctgtctgtctgtctgtctgtctgtctgtctgtctgtctgtctgtctgtctgtctgtctgtctgtctgtctgtctgtctgtctgtctgtctgtctgtctgtctgtctgtctgtctgtctgtctgtctgtctgtctgtctgtctgtctgtctgtctgtctgtctgtctgtctgtctgtctgtctgtctgtctgtctgtctgtctgtctgtctgtctgtctgtctgtctgtctgtctgtctgtctgtctgtctgtctgtctgtctgtctgtctgtctgtctgtctgtctgtctgtctgtctgtctgtctgtctgtctgtctgtctgtctgtctgtctgtctgtctgtctgtctgtctgtctgtctgtctgtctgtctgtctgtctgtctgtctgtctgtctgtctgtctgtctgtctgtctgtctgtctgtctgtctgtctgtctgtctgtctgtctgtctgtctgtctgtctgtctgtctgtctgtctgtctgtctgtctgtctgtctgtctgtctgtctgtctgtctgtctgtctgtctgtctgtctgtctgtctgtctgtctgtctgtctgtctgtctgtctgtctgtctgtctgtctgtctgtctgtctgtctgtctgtctgtctgtctgtctgtctgtctgtctgtctgtctgtctgtctgtctgtctgtctgtctgtctgtctgtctgtctgtctgtctgtctgtctg from Wyeomyia smithii strain HCP4-BCI-WySm-NY-G18 chromosome 3, ASM2978416v1, whole genome shotgun sequence encodes the following:
- the LOC129726618 gene encoding carboxypeptidase B-like, which encodes MNFALLLALCAIASVSSNPYKGYKLYEVKIKSGHEVQLLIQLQRHQPGVDFWGLDRLGPKRLLVPPNVQNLTQTYFSHYRLNYTVRSADFGKTYDARQDFDSHLEDQSFLNSYYTYEEINDYLMQVATENFEWIRIRIIGWSVEGRPIRAITINPKKKDTIVVDAGMHAREWITVSTALFLIKKLVEDGDQYRFLHEYKWVIVPLVNPDGYIYSMNTDRYWRKNRRRLNDKCHGVDLNRNFGYAWEAGAELFSKECSPAFRGAAPFSEPETRALRSVLDSNDEAKLYISLHSFGGYFIFPWSHNTAAVQNAARLRQVGVGAARAVWHYSRHEYKVGSSAEVLRYQATGTSIDYAYSIGIELPFVMEIVEHNYSDFHPPTAAIDQIVKESFIGVKELVYAMKNTMKPKDTGRKDQRQNKYL